One genomic segment of Panicum virgatum strain AP13 chromosome 2N, P.virgatum_v5, whole genome shotgun sequence includes these proteins:
- the LOC120660619 gene encoding uncharacterized protein At1g66480-like, with protein sequence MGNALAGRRRAAKVMTVDGATFRYKTPAAAGAALRGHPGHQLLESEEVRRLGVRARPLDRDAPLKPGKLYFLVQIPRGAAAAGGGDGDPRAPRKTWSGALHVGARERLESLMLSRRTVSDVASVVPSSAARLAAAGAPAGSPKPPPSVEVGADGAVRLRMRLPKSEVARLMKESRDPAEAAERIMQLCVARDQGAAAPPALARPPCSSALSGRRNATTTGTDLKKEKRTRFMAVPDEIIG encoded by the exons atgggcAACgctctcgccggccgccggcgcgcggccaaGGTGATGACGGTGGACGGCGCGACGTTCCGTTACAAGAcccccgccgcggcgggcgccgcgCTGCGCGGCCACCCGGGCCACCAGCTGCTCGAGTCCGAGGAGGTGCGCCGgctcggcgtgcgcgcgcggccgcTCGACCGCGACGCGCCGCTCAAGCCCGGGAAGCTCTACTTCCTCGTCCAGATcccgcgcggcgccgcggcggcgggcggcggcgacggcgacccgcgcgcgccgcgcaagACGTGGTCGGGCGCGCTGCACGTGGGCGCCCGGGAGCGGCTCGAGAGCCTGATGCTGTCCCGGCGCACCGTGTCGGACGTGGCGTCCGTCGTGCCGTCCTCGGCcgcgcgcctcgccgcggccggcgcccccgcggggtcgccgaagccgccgccgtccgtggAGGTGGGCGCGGACGGCGCCGTGCGGCTGCGGATGCGGCTGCCCAAGTCCGAGGTGGCGCGGCTGATGAAGGAGAGCCGGGACCCCGCGGAGGCCGCCGAGCGGATCATGCAGCTGTGCGTGGCCAGGGaccagggcgccgccgcgccgccggcgctggcgcGACCGCCGTGCTCCTCCGCGCTGTCCGGCCGCAGGAACGCGACGACAACGGGCACGGACTTGAAGAAAGAG AAGCGGACGAGGTTCATGGCGGTTCCGGACGAGATCATCGGATGA